A window of the Brassica oleracea var. oleracea cultivar TO1000 chromosome C1, BOL, whole genome shotgun sequence genome harbors these coding sequences:
- the LOC106296467 gene encoding uncharacterized protein LOC106296467 codes for MSGKRVIAICMSGGQFLTEKGGALTYRGGDAHAIDIDEDTMFKDFISEIGEMFNFDATSTVCLKYFLPDNKKTLISISNDKDLKRMIKFHENSNSADVYLIPEEAPEASRSSRTTLSEAIPPAPLDDMIDDTTGPEDHLPLSVSDPTVVTIEQVMSQAAEDSQIVTTPSMILDVNNPSGDILAKARTQQWQNTITGLGQRFKNVGEFRESLRKYAIANQFGFRYKKNDSHRVTVRCKAEGCPWRIHASRLSTTQLICIKKMTPSHTCEGAGGFNGLQTSRSWVASIIKEKLRVFPNYKPKDIVSDIKEEYGIQLNYFQAWRGKEIAREQLQGSYKDGYKQLPVYCEKIIETNPGSIVTFATKKDSSFHRVFVSFHASVYGFVEGCRPLVFLDSIPLKAKYQGTLLAATSVDGDDEVFPLAFAVVDAESEDNWEWFLLQLRTAISTFAACPITFVADRLKNLQELIPKVFVNSFHAYCLRYLTDELIRDLKGPFSHEIKRLIVDEFYSAAYAPRQDSFEGYVGNIRGLSQDAYDWIMHNSKPDHWANVYFPGARYNHMTSNSGEPFFTWASEANELPITQMVDLILGKIMGMIHVRRINGDEDNGRRLTPSMEIKLEKECLKAQGVNVTSSSTDNNLFQVQGETYEVVNMAQCDCSCKGWQLTGLPCHHAVAVISCSGRSPYDFCSRYYSVDNYRLTYAMSISPVPLLDGEMCRESSGGSGMTVTPPPTRRPPGRPPKKKTPAEEVMKRQLQCSKCKGLGHNKSTCKVYPPLEC; via the exons ATGTCAGGGAAACGGGTGATAGCAATATGTATGTCCGGAGGGCAGTTTCTAACAGAGAAAGGCGGAGCGCTAACTTACAGAGGCGGCGATGCACACGCAATAGACATTGACGAAGATACGATGTTCAAAGACTTTATCTCAGAGATTGGTGAGATGTTTAACTTCGACGCCACCAGCACAGTTTGTCTCAAATACTTTCTCCCTGATAACAAGAAGACTCTCATCTCCATCTCTAACGATAAAGACTTGAAACGGATGATCAAGTTCCACGAGAACTCTAACTCTGCTGATGTCTATCTCATACCCGAAGAAGCTCCCGAGGCTAGCAG ATCTAGCAGAACGACACTGTCCGAAGCGATTCCACCAGCTCCTCTAGACGACATGATAGATGACACAACAGGACCAGAAGATCATCTTCCCCTCTCAGTCTCAGATCCTACTGTTGTAACAATAGAGCAAGTCATGAGCCAAGCTGCAGAAGATTCACAGATCGTTACAACTCCATCGATGATTCTCGACGTCAACAATCCCTCAGGAGACATTCTCGCAAAGGCGAGAACGCAGCAGTGGCAGAACACAATCACAGGCCTCGGACAGAGGTTCAAAAACGTAGGCGAGTTCCGCGAATCGCTGCGCAAGTACGCCATTGCTAACCAGTTCGGTTTCCGTTACAAGAAGAACGATAGCCACCGAGTGACGGTCAGATGCAAAGCGGAGGGCTGTCCCTGGAGGATCCACGCCTCGAGGCTATCGACCACTCAGCTGATATGCATCAAGAAGATGACCCCTTCGCATACCTGCGAAGGCGCGGGTGGCTTCAACGGTCTCCAGACGAGTAGGAGCTGGGTGGCCAGTATTATCAAGGAGAAGCTGAGAGTGTTTCCTAACTATAAACCGAAAGATATCGTCAGCGATATTAAAGAAGAGTATGGGATTCAGCTGAACTACTTTCAAGCTTGGCGCGGGAAAGAGATTGCGAGAGAGCAGCTCCAAGGATCGTACAAGGACGGTTACAAGCAGCTTCCGGTTTACTGCGAGAAGATAATCGAAACAAATCCAGGCAGCATTGTTACATTCGCAACCAAGAAGGATTCGAGCTTCCACCGTGTTTTCGTGTCGTTCCACGCCTCGGTTTACGGTTTTGTTGAAGGTTGTAGACCGTTGGTGTTTCTTGATAGTATCCCCTTGAAGGCAAAGTATCAGGGGACTTTGTTGGCTGCGACTTCTGTTGACGGAGACGACGAAGTGTTTCCGTTAGCGTTTGCGGTTGTTGACGCCGAGAGTGAGGATAACTGGGAGTGGTTTTTGCTCCAGCTGAGAACTGCTATCTCCACCTTCGCGGCTTGTCCGATCACTTTCGTGGCGGACAGGCTCAAGAACCTCCAGGAACTGATCCCGAAAGTGTTTGTTAACTCGTTTCATGCTTACTGCTTACGGTATTTAACCGACGAGCTCATCAGAGACTTGAAAGGACCGTTCTCTCACGAGATCAAGAGGCTAATCGTCGATGAGTTTTACTCGGCGGCTTATGCGCCGAGACAGGACTCGTTTGAGGGATATGTGGGGAACATCAGAGGCCTTTCGCAGGACGCTTACGACTGGATTATGCACAATAGCAAGCCTGATCACTGGGCTAATGTTTACTTTCCTGGTGCTAGGTACAACCACATGACATCAAACTCAGGTGAACCGTTCTTCACCTGGGCTTCAGAGGCCAACGAACTACCTATAACTCAAATGGTTGATCTGATCCTGGGAAAGATAATGGGAATGATTCACGTGAGAAGGATTAATGGAGATGAGGATAATGGAAGAAGATTGACTCCTTCCATGGAGATAAAGCTAGAGAAAGAGTGTTTAAAAGCGCAAGGCGTTAATGTAACGTCCTCATCCACGGATAACAATTTGTTTCAAGTCCAGGGAGAGACGTATGAGGTGGTGAACATGGCGCAGTGTGACTGTAGCTGCAAAGGTTGGCAGTTAACGGGGTTACCGTGTCACCACGCGGTTGCTGTTATAAGCTGTAGTGGACGTAGTCCTTATGACTTTTGTTCTAGATATTACAGTGTTGATAACTATAGGTTGACTTATGCTATGTCGATAAGTCCGGTTCCTTTGTTGGATGGAGAGATGTGTAGAGAGAGCTCAGGGGGTTCTGGGATGACGGTGACACCGCCACCTACACGGCGGCCTCCGGGGAGGCCACCGAAGAAGAAGACACCGGCTGAAGAGGTGATGAAGCGGCAGCTGCAGTGTAGTAAGTGCAAGGGGCTTGGTCACAACAAATCAACTTGTAAAGTATATCCTCCTCTTGAATGCTAG